One Bdellovibrionota bacterium DNA window includes the following coding sequences:
- the ppdK gene encoding pyruvate, phosphate dikinase produces MAKRIYSFGKGKAEGDKNLVQLLGGKAAALADMSRLGIPVPPGFTLTTEVCSEFYVGNQTLPLGLESEIQEAMGRLERTIGRKFGDANDPLLVSVRSGAPVSMPGMMDTILNLGLTRESVTGLAKISGDERFAWDTYRRLIQMFSNVVLDVGHEKFEEILRRFKKERKIRSDFELDAATLRKISDEYHALVRSSAGRDFPEDSWEQLRLSTEAVFRSWNTARAVTYRRIHSIPENLGTAVTIQAMVFGNRGADSGTGVLFTRNPSTGEPGLMGEYLLNAQGEDVVAGIRTPISINGKRTDAQSEPTLEERMPEIYRELERTSKSLETHYTDMQDIEFTIEKGKLWILQTRTGKRTAHAAVRIAVELVHEGIIRNREAVIRIEPKDLDQLLHPIFDPDAKKTVVAKGLPASPGAACGKAVFTAERAEQMGKKGERVLLVRAETSPEDIGGMHAAQGILTSRGGMTSHAAVVARGMGKCCVVGCSDVEVRSDEGFFVSTNGTKVREGEVISLDGSTGEVFLGEVPTIQAGVGDYFGEFMAWADALRILKVRANADTPADCKIARQFGAQGVGLCRTEHMFFEKNRIDVVRQMILAETKEKRAGFIGKILPMQLEDFRGIFREMRGLPVTIRLLDPPLHEFLPRTDAEIAELAQRIGAAAAELKIRIENLHEMNPMLGHRGCRLGITFPEIYEMQVRAIMTAACEIQKELKDDIFPEIMVPLIVDPRELAILRDRIVAVAEQVKSEHRSHLRYLVGTMIELPRAALLAGEIARKADFFSFGTNDLTQTTFGLSRDDSSRFLPEYIEKGIFSADPFSTMDAGGVLELCKIGTERGRQANPVLKVGICGEHGGDPASIAHFHALGFNYVSCSPFRVPLARLAAAQIALRSSEAST; encoded by the coding sequence ATGGCGAAGCGGATTTACTCGTTCGGGAAGGGGAAGGCGGAGGGGGATAAAAATCTCGTTCAGCTCCTCGGGGGCAAGGCAGCCGCTTTGGCCGATATGTCGCGTCTAGGAATCCCGGTTCCCCCTGGATTCACACTGACCACGGAAGTTTGTTCCGAGTTTTATGTCGGCAATCAAACGCTCCCGTTGGGTCTCGAAAGCGAAATTCAGGAAGCGATGGGCCGATTGGAGAGGACAATCGGCCGGAAGTTCGGTGACGCGAACGATCCGCTGTTGGTTTCGGTCCGCTCGGGGGCGCCGGTCAGCATGCCGGGAATGATGGATACGATTCTCAATTTGGGTTTGACGCGGGAAAGCGTGACAGGGTTGGCGAAGATTTCCGGCGACGAGCGTTTCGCATGGGACACGTATCGCCGGCTGATTCAGATGTTCAGCAACGTGGTTTTGGATGTCGGACATGAGAAATTCGAAGAAATACTCCGTCGATTTAAGAAGGAGCGGAAGATTCGGTCTGATTTCGAGCTGGACGCGGCTACGTTGCGAAAGATCTCCGATGAATATCATGCGCTGGTCCGAAGCTCGGCCGGGCGCGATTTTCCGGAAGATTCGTGGGAACAGTTGAGACTATCGACGGAAGCGGTCTTTCGCTCCTGGAATACGGCGCGGGCCGTCACGTACCGGAGAATTCATTCCATTCCGGAGAATTTGGGGACGGCCGTCACGATTCAAGCGATGGTGTTCGGAAATCGTGGCGCGGATTCCGGGACCGGCGTCCTGTTTACCCGAAATCCATCCACCGGCGAACCGGGGCTTATGGGCGAATATCTGTTGAACGCTCAGGGCGAGGACGTCGTGGCGGGGATTCGGACACCGATCTCCATCAATGGAAAAAGGACGGATGCGCAGAGTGAACCGACGCTGGAAGAGAGAATGCCGGAAATTTACCGTGAGCTCGAGCGAACTTCCAAGTCGCTGGAAACCCACTACACGGACATGCAGGACATCGAGTTTACGATCGAGAAGGGGAAGCTTTGGATCTTGCAGACTCGAACGGGCAAACGGACCGCCCATGCCGCCGTCCGAATTGCCGTTGAATTGGTACATGAAGGAATCATCCGAAACCGCGAAGCGGTCATACGGATTGAGCCGAAGGATCTCGATCAGCTGTTGCATCCGATTTTCGATCCGGATGCGAAGAAAACAGTCGTGGCGAAAGGCCTGCCTGCCTCACCCGGTGCGGCGTGCGGCAAGGCTGTATTCACGGCCGAGCGAGCGGAACAAATGGGGAAGAAAGGCGAACGCGTTCTCTTGGTACGGGCGGAAACCTCTCCGGAAGATATCGGGGGTATGCACGCCGCCCAGGGAATTTTGACCAGCCGTGGCGGCATGACGTCGCACGCCGCTGTCGTTGCTCGTGGAATGGGAAAGTGTTGCGTTGTCGGTTGCAGCGACGTCGAAGTCCGATCGGACGAGGGGTTTTTTGTCTCGACGAACGGTACAAAGGTACGCGAAGGAGAAGTCATCTCCCTCGACGGTTCCACGGGCGAAGTATTCCTGGGCGAGGTTCCGACTATTCAAGCCGGAGTGGGCGATTACTTTGGCGAGTTTATGGCTTGGGCGGACGCCCTGCGAATCCTGAAAGTGCGAGCCAATGCGGACACTCCCGCGGACTGCAAAATCGCGCGCCAGTTTGGAGCCCAAGGTGTGGGGCTCTGCCGCACCGAGCATATGTTTTTTGAGAAGAACCGCATCGATGTGGTGCGCCAGATGATTCTGGCTGAGACGAAGGAGAAAAGGGCAGGATTTATAGGCAAGATTCTCCCGATGCAGCTCGAAGATTTTCGGGGGATATTTCGGGAAATGCGCGGCCTACCCGTGACGATCCGACTTCTCGATCCGCCGTTGCACGAGTTCTTGCCGCGAACGGACGCGGAGATCGCCGAACTGGCCCAAAGAATCGGAGCGGCGGCGGCGGAATTGAAAATCCGTATCGAGAATCTTCATGAGATGAATCCGATGTTGGGGCATCGCGGGTGCCGCCTGGGAATCACGTTCCCGGAGATTTACGAAATGCAGGTGCGCGCGATCATGACGGCGGCCTGCGAAATCCAAAAAGAGCTGAAGGACGATATTTTTCCGGAGATCATGGTTCCCTTGATCGTGGATCCGAGGGAGCTGGCGATCTTGCGCGATCGAATCGTGGCGGTGGCCGAACAGGTGAAATCCGAACATCGATCGCACTTGCGGTACCTCGTCGGAACCATGATTGAGCTCCCCCGTGCCGCGCTTTTGGCCGGCGAGATCGCGCGAAAGGCCGATTTCTTTTCGTTCGGAACGAACGATTTGACACAGACGACGTTCGGGTTGAGCCGCGACGATTCCTCGCGCTTTCTCCCGGAATATATCGAGAAGGGGATCTTTTCCGCGGACCCCTTTTCCACGATGGATGCCGGAGGTGTTTTGGAACTCTGCAAGATCGGAACGGAACGTGGAAGACAGGCCAATCCGGTTCTCAAGGTGGGCATCTGCGGAGAGCATGGAGGAGATCCGGCGTCGATCGCGCATTTTCATGCGTTGGGATTCAACTACGTGAGTTGTTCTCCATTCCGCGTGCCACTCGCGCGCCTGGCGGCGGCTCAGATCGCCCTTCGATCTTCCGAGGCGTCTACCTAA
- a CDS encoding peroxiredoxin: MIKMGQPAPEFKGDAYVNGEFKPISLRDYRGKWVVFFFYPLDFTFVCPTELRSFAKHEKEFKEAGAQVIACSIDSKYSHKAWFERDLKEVQYPVLSDITKSVSRAYDVLNEDAGIANRGVFIIDPEGNVKYANVTDLSVGRSTDEVLRALKATQAAKNGELCPADWKPGDSYLKK, from the coding sequence ATGATTAAGATGGGTCAACCGGCTCCCGAATTTAAGGGAGATGCTTACGTAAACGGCGAATTCAAACCGATTTCACTCAGGGACTACCGGGGCAAATGGGTGGTATTTTTCTTTTACCCCCTCGATTTCACGTTCGTTTGCCCGACGGAACTCCGATCGTTCGCAAAGCACGAAAAGGAGTTCAAAGAAGCCGGTGCGCAGGTCATCGCGTGCAGCATTGACAGCAAATACTCGCACAAGGCCTGGTTCGAACGGGACCTCAAGGAGGTCCAGTACCCCGTGCTTTCGGACATCACGAAGAGCGTCAGCCGAGCGTACGACGTTCTCAATGAAGACGCGGGGATTGCGAACCGAGGCGTATTCATTATCGATCCGGAAGGGAATGTGAAATACGCAAACGTCACCGACCTTTCCGTAGGTCGAAGCACGGACGAAGTCCTGCGAGCTTTGAAGGCGACCCAGGCGGCTAAGAACGGCGAGCTCTGTCCCGCCGACTGGAAGCCCGGCGACAGTTACCTCAAGAAATAG